The following are from one region of the Stenotrophomonas lactitubi genome:
- a CDS encoding DNA/RNA non-specific endonuclease, translating to MRLATFFFALVFSTFAGAAHAQVVTLNKGGYVLTYDCSIHSATRYEYTLVADTGSAARPSSFYKDPDLPAGCLGQTSTASYASVQSGYDRGHLVTSNHMDYDTTYIRRANYMTNIVPQVSSFNQGIWVKAENVAECYRDIAPVDVYGGVVYGDASNDYFLSSHGIPTPEFFWKTIITKDPNTGTAKAISWIIPNETGLGSLDSYLVTIADLEELLGASYVAINAPASLKNMLPSASWPLPSGCDLS from the coding sequence ATGCGCCTTGCCACGTTCTTCTTTGCCCTTGTTTTCAGTACCTTTGCCGGGGCTGCACATGCTCAGGTCGTGACCCTCAACAAGGGCGGGTACGTATTGACCTATGACTGCAGCATCCACAGCGCGACCCGATACGAATACACACTGGTGGCCGACACCGGCTCGGCCGCCCGCCCGTCCAGCTTCTACAAGGACCCGGACCTGCCGGCCGGCTGCCTCGGCCAGACCAGCACCGCCTCCTATGCCAGCGTGCAGTCCGGCTATGACCGCGGCCACCTGGTGACGTCCAACCACATGGACTACGACACCACCTACATCCGCCGCGCCAACTACATGACCAACATCGTGCCGCAGGTTTCCAGCTTCAACCAGGGCATCTGGGTGAAGGCCGAGAACGTGGCCGAGTGCTATCGGGACATTGCCCCGGTCGACGTCTATGGCGGCGTGGTCTATGGCGATGCGTCCAATGACTATTTCCTGTCCAGCCATGGCATTCCGACCCCGGAATTCTTCTGGAAGACGATCATCACCAAGGATCCGAACACCGGCACCGCCAAGGCCATCAGCTGGATCATTCCCAATGAAACGGGACTGGGCAGCCTGGACAGCTATCTGGTCACCATCGCGGATCTGGAAGAGTTGCTGGGCGCCAGCTACGTGGCGATCAACGCACCGGCGTCGCTGAAGAACATGCTGCCCAGCGCCAGCTGGCCGCTGCCCAGCGGTTGCGATCTGAGCTGA
- a CDS encoding VOC family protein: protein MTGMVNVVGLYVHDQDAALDFYVNKLGFQVHTDVGSGDYRWLTVHSGDEGGFQLGLFKPGPPVHDAATALTLQQMVAKGAMPPLVLAVDDCRASYKQLQARGVEFTQEPVERYGAVDAGFRDPSGNGWKMIERPARKPQ from the coding sequence ATGACTGGCATGGTGAATGTGGTCGGCCTGTATGTGCATGACCAGGATGCAGCGCTCGATTTCTACGTCAACAAACTCGGCTTCCAGGTGCACACCGACGTGGGCAGCGGCGACTATCGCTGGCTGACGGTGCATTCGGGCGACGAGGGCGGTTTCCAGCTCGGGCTGTTCAAGCCGGGGCCGCCGGTGCACGACGCAGCCACTGCGCTGACCCTGCAGCAGATGGTGGCCAAGGGCGCGATGCCGCCGCTGGTGTTGGCGGTGGATGATTGCCGGGCCAGCTACAAACAACTGCAGGCCCGTGGCGTGGAATTCACCCAGGAGCCGGTGGAGCGCTACGGTGCGGTGGATGCCGGATTCCGTGATCCGTCCGGCAATGGCTGGAAGATGATCGAGCGCCCCGCGAGGAAGCCACAATGA
- a CDS encoding helix-turn-helix domain-containing protein has protein sequence MAAHSPQSPELLRRLLRAKDHMDRASHEDWPVARLAQVSAVSTAHFARSFKEAFGVPPHRYLLSRRIERAVALLRDTDLPITEIALQTGWASLGTFGRIFRDITGDSPGAIRDRQRAISPAQGPVPECHARAAQRPDLKIAVLEKRRRSGLVSVDPT, from the coding sequence ATGGCCGCCCACTCCCCTCAGAGTCCGGAATTGCTGCGCCGCCTGCTGCGCGCAAAAGATCACATGGATCGGGCCAGCCATGAGGACTGGCCGGTGGCACGGCTGGCACAGGTCAGTGCGGTCTCCACGGCCCATTTCGCGCGTTCCTTCAAGGAGGCGTTCGGAGTGCCGCCGCACCGCTATCTGCTCAGTCGACGCATCGAGCGCGCCGTCGCTCTGTTGCGCGATACCGACCTGCCGATCACCGAGATCGCGCTGCAGACCGGCTGGGCCAGCCTGGGCACCTTCGGCCGGATCTTCCGCGACATCACCGGCGACAGCCCCGGCGCCATCCGCGACCGCCAGCGTGCAATCTCCCCGGCGCAGGGCCCCGTTCCCGAGTGCCACGCCCGTGCCGCGCAGCGTCCGGACCTGAAGATCGCAGTTTTGGAGAAGCGCCGTCGCAGCGGCCTTGTTAGCGTAGATCCCACCTGA